One genomic region from Haloterrigena gelatinilytica encodes:
- a CDS encoding ABC transporter permease, producing MSIDAESEGGRKTAGNGFVRDTWINLKRWLIKTTRNPFVMTVSLLNPIIFLVLFTEVFGGITEGAIAQSLGTEASYVTFLVPAIVIQTALIAATTSGIGLVDDIENGMFEKVLVSPMHRGAIFLGKSLSEVLRIVVQIGIILALGYVLLYLDTGASVTDYVETGVLGALGIVAVGIVFSIWFTALSNVVALVTRDQESTIIAVNLLQFPLLFLSSAFLPIEALPEWVQTIAALNPITYGVDAARALMFGQDVMTVLEVSAFGGMWNTLVPALAVLGALDLVLGAVAVHFLNGASSSDVQ from the coding sequence ATGAGTATCGACGCCGAGAGCGAGGGCGGGCGGAAGACGGCCGGCAACGGCTTCGTCCGGGACACGTGGATCAACCTGAAACGGTGGCTGATCAAGACCACCCGCAACCCGTTCGTGATGACGGTCTCGCTGCTGAACCCGATCATCTTCCTCGTCCTCTTCACCGAGGTGTTCGGTGGGATCACGGAGGGCGCCATCGCCCAGAGCCTCGGCACGGAGGCCAGCTACGTGACCTTCCTCGTGCCGGCGATCGTGATCCAGACGGCGCTGATCGCCGCGACGACCTCCGGGATCGGTCTCGTCGACGATATCGAGAACGGAATGTTCGAGAAGGTCCTCGTCTCCCCGATGCACCGCGGCGCGATCTTCCTCGGGAAGTCCCTCTCCGAAGTGCTGCGCATCGTCGTCCAGATCGGGATCATCCTCGCGCTCGGCTACGTCCTCCTCTACTTGGACACGGGCGCATCGGTGACCGATTACGTCGAAACCGGCGTTCTCGGTGCGCTCGGAATCGTCGCCGTCGGGATCGTGTTCTCGATCTGGTTCACCGCGCTCTCGAACGTGGTCGCGCTCGTCACCCGCGATCAGGAGTCGACCATCATCGCGGTGAACCTGCTGCAGTTCCCCCTCCTCTTCCTCTCGAGCGCCTTCCTCCCGATCGAGGCGCTTCCCGAGTGGGTCCAGACGATCGCCGCGCTCAACCCGATCACCTACGGCGTCGACGCCGCCCGCGCCCTGATGTTCGGCCAGGACGTCATGACGGTCCTCGAGGTGTCGGCGTTCGGCGGCATGTGGAACACGCTCGTTCCCGCGCTGGCGGTGCTCGGCGCGCTGGACCTCGTCTTAGGGGCCGTCGCCGTCCACTTCCTGAACGGCGCCTCGAGTTCCGACGTGCAGTAG
- a CDS encoding MaoC/PaaZ C-terminal domain-containing protein, with protein sequence MSRPVEGETHTFERTFTTDDVERFAELSRDRQPIHTEPDEDGRLMVHGLLTATLPTKIGGDLEVLARSMDLEFRRPVYTGQRITCTWTFESVDERDDRYVIDVEVTCERDGAGEDGNESRDEDDGETVLAGSVEGIIWKDE encoded by the coding sequence ATGAGCCGGCCAGTCGAAGGTGAGACCCACACGTTCGAGCGGACGTTCACGACCGACGACGTCGAGCGATTCGCGGAACTCTCCCGCGACAGACAGCCGATCCACACCGAGCCGGACGAGGACGGCCGCCTGATGGTCCACGGCCTGCTGACCGCGACGCTGCCGACGAAGATCGGCGGCGACCTCGAGGTGCTCGCGCGATCGATGGACCTCGAGTTCCGTCGGCCGGTCTACACCGGCCAGCGGATTACCTGTACGTGGACGTTCGAGAGCGTCGACGAACGCGACGATCGATACGTGATCGACGTCGAGGTGACCTGCGAACGTGACGGTGCAGGCGAGGACGGTAACGAAAGCCGAGACGAGGACGACGGAGAGACGGTGCTCGCCGGTAGCGTCGAGGGAATCATCTGGAAGGACGAGTAG
- a CDS encoding acyl-CoA synthetase: MVSDHNMPDYEQVRDGFAWEDIYEAADWDAPEELNIAHEVCDRHAENKEKVALYQVSEDGELTTTTFWELAEATNRFANVLEDLGIERGDRVFSYMPRIPEHYVALVGTLKRGAVFGGINERFGPDGISYRLSDCDAKAVVTTAANRDTVADALEDAPSVEHVIVVSDDGRGIRRGDVSYRAAMETASREYEPADTGAEDDALLYYTSGTTGLAKGVLHEHRWVLGVAATQKYAVDLREGDCYWSTGDLGWLTGPINTLGAWFWGTALFTYEGEFDPEAWADLLDTYPITVLFSVPTAYRMLREHEDVLEDVSLDLRHALSIGEPLSAGVVEWGEETLGVTVHDTYGQTETGNMIINNYPTMEVRPGSMGKPLPGIEAAVVDPETGEVLEPGETGEIAQRGDYPCFFAEYWEKPDKTADCFVDGPDGEWYLSGDLAHLDEDGYFWFEGRADDVILSSGYRIGPFEVESSLGEHEAVAEAAVVPKPHRERGNIVKAYIVPSEGATPSEELKEDIRNHVKEELSAHEYPREIEFRDELPKTVTGKIRRTELQDEVEEEAEAA; encoded by the coding sequence ATGGTATCGGATCACAATATGCCCGACTACGAGCAGGTGCGCGACGGCTTCGCGTGGGAGGACATCTACGAGGCGGCCGACTGGGACGCTCCGGAGGAGCTGAATATCGCCCACGAGGTCTGCGACCGCCACGCCGAGAACAAGGAAAAGGTCGCGCTCTATCAGGTGAGCGAGGACGGTGAGTTGACCACGACGACCTTCTGGGAACTCGCCGAGGCGACGAACCGGTTCGCGAACGTCCTCGAGGACCTCGGGATCGAGCGGGGCGACCGCGTCTTCTCGTACATGCCTCGGATTCCCGAACACTACGTCGCGCTGGTCGGGACGCTCAAGCGCGGGGCCGTCTTCGGCGGGATCAACGAGCGGTTCGGCCCCGACGGCATCTCGTATCGGCTCTCCGATTGTGACGCGAAGGCCGTCGTTACGACCGCAGCGAACCGCGATACGGTCGCCGACGCGCTCGAGGACGCCCCGTCCGTCGAGCACGTCATCGTCGTCAGCGACGACGGGCGGGGGATCCGGCGGGGCGACGTCAGCTACCGCGCGGCGATGGAGACCGCGAGCCGCGAGTACGAACCGGCCGACACCGGCGCCGAGGACGACGCGCTGCTGTACTACACCAGCGGGACGACCGGACTGGCCAAGGGCGTCCTGCACGAACACCGGTGGGTGCTGGGCGTCGCGGCCACCCAGAAGTACGCCGTCGACCTCCGGGAGGGCGACTGCTACTGGTCGACGGGCGATCTGGGCTGGCTGACCGGCCCGATCAACACGCTCGGCGCCTGGTTCTGGGGGACCGCGCTGTTCACCTACGAGGGCGAGTTCGACCCCGAGGCGTGGGCCGACCTGCTCGACACCTATCCGATCACCGTGCTGTTCTCCGTGCCGACGGCCTACCGGATGCTCCGGGAACACGAGGACGTCCTCGAGGACGTCTCCCTGGACCTGCGCCACGCGCTCTCGATCGGCGAACCGCTCTCGGCCGGCGTCGTCGAGTGGGGCGAGGAGACGCTGGGCGTCACCGTCCACGACACCTACGGCCAGACGGAGACGGGGAACATGATCATCAACAACTACCCGACGATGGAGGTCCGGCCGGGCTCGATGGGGAAACCGCTGCCCGGTATCGAAGCCGCTGTCGTGGATCCCGAAACGGGCGAGGTGCTCGAGCCCGGCGAAACGGGCGAGATCGCCCAGCGCGGGGACTACCCCTGCTTCTTCGCGGAGTACTGGGAGAAGCCCGACAAGACCGCGGACTGCTTCGTCGACGGGCCGGACGGCGAGTGGTACCTCTCGGGCGATCTGGCTCATCTGGACGAGGACGGCTACTTCTGGTTCGAGGGCCGGGCCGACGACGTCATCCTCTCGTCGGGCTACCGGATCGGCCCCTTCGAGGTCGAGAGCTCGCTGGGCGAACACGAGGCCGTCGCCGAGGCGGCCGTCGTCCCGAAACCCCACCGCGAGCGGGGCAACATCGTGAAGGCCTACATCGTCCCCAGCGAGGGCGCGACTCCCTCCGAGGAACTGAAGGAAGACATCCGGAACCACGTCAAAGAGGAGCTCTCGGCCCACGAGTACCCACGCGAGATCGAGTTCCGCGACGAACTGCCGAAGACGGTCACCGGGAAGATCCGCCGGACGGAGCTCCAGGACGAAGTCGAAGAGGAGGCCGAGGCGGCCTGA
- a CDS encoding ATP-binding cassette domain-containing protein, translating to MSETNAIDARHVELTYADGTEAVADLSLEIRAGEFFGFLGANGAGKTTTIKVLATLLKPTGGSVAVNGYDVESEPRAVRESIGYMAQETSIDPGERIDDLLELVDLAGVANKVAKDFSGGMKKRLDAATALVHDPPIVFLDEPTTGLDPKARNRLWDYFERINDRGTTVFLTTQYLEEADQLCDRIGVIRDGTIVADGSPAELKDRVGGAVLEIELADSDAQTRERAREVALEADAFDDAPIETADDGLSVRSTAARRRGPELLVALKEAGIPITGFNVRDPTLDDVFLAITGEGLDEDEAATEPGGPGASAAATEVDR from the coding sequence GTGAGCGAAACCAACGCGATCGACGCCCGACACGTCGAACTGACGTACGCCGACGGGACGGAGGCCGTCGCGGACCTCTCGCTCGAGATTCGGGCGGGCGAGTTCTTCGGCTTCCTCGGCGCGAACGGCGCCGGGAAGACGACGACGATCAAGGTCCTCGCGACGCTCCTGAAGCCGACCGGCGGCTCGGTCGCGGTCAACGGGTACGACGTCGAGTCGGAACCGCGCGCGGTCCGGGAGTCGATCGGCTACATGGCCCAGGAGACGAGCATCGATCCGGGCGAGCGGATCGACGACCTGCTCGAACTCGTGGATCTGGCCGGCGTGGCGAACAAGGTCGCCAAGGACTTCTCCGGCGGGATGAAAAAGCGCCTCGACGCCGCGACCGCGCTGGTCCACGATCCGCCGATCGTCTTCCTCGACGAACCGACGACCGGGCTCGACCCGAAGGCCCGCAACCGGCTGTGGGACTACTTCGAGCGGATCAACGACCGCGGGACGACGGTCTTCCTGACCACGCAGTACTTGGAGGAGGCCGACCAGCTCTGCGACCGGATCGGCGTCATCCGCGACGGGACGATCGTCGCCGACGGCTCGCCGGCCGAACTGAAAGACCGCGTCGGCGGCGCCGTCCTCGAGATCGAACTCGCCGATTCGGACGCGCAGACGCGCGAACGGGCCCGCGAGGTCGCCCTCGAGGCGGACGCCTTCGACGACGCGCCGATCGAGACCGCCGACGACGGACTGAGCGTTCGCTCGACGGCCGCCAGACGGCGCGGCCCGGAACTGCTCGTGGCCCTGAAGGAGGCGGGAATCCCCATCACCGGGTTCAACGTCCGCGATCCGACGCTGGACGACGTCTTTCTCGCGATCACCGGCGAAGGGCTCGACGAAGATGAGGCGGCGACCGAGCCGGGTGGACCCGGGGCGTCGGCCGCGGCCACGGAGGTGGATCGATGA
- a CDS encoding acyl-CoA carboxylase subunit beta has protein sequence MELRVNTAATDQEAQAIAKALASHFGEEVELYPKRGDELLATATPDESAIPADASEAAAEALEAATGDGGTENAASSGDGLGPTDREERLREEIEDILEGGPEKYRERLSEQGKLFVRDRLDLWFNDEGTSSSRRTQSGDGEGGIKFEDGKFANFDEWHPSGQEGEADSGDRLPADGLITGAAEFEGRDVHFMANDFTVKAGSMAEKGVEKFLRMQQRALKTGRPVLYLMDSSGGRIDQQTGFFANREGIGKYYYNHSMLSGRVPQICVLYGPCIAGAAYTPVFADFTVMVRDMSAMAIASPRMVEMVTGEDIDLDELGGPDVHARHSGSADLIAEDEEHARELVAKLIGYLPDNADEKPPRTEGADPARSPAGIDSVVPQEPNRGYDMFDVIERVVDADSVLELRPEYGPEIITAFARIDGRPVGIVANQPKQRAGAIFPDAAEKAAQFIWTCDAYDVPLLYLCDTPGFMAGSQVEKDGILEQGKRMIYATSSATVPKQSVVVRKAYGAGIYAMSGPAYDPESVLGLPSGEIAIMGPEAAINAVYANKLAAIDDPEERAAKERELREEYREDIDVHRMASEVVIDEIVPPSELRDELEARFAFYETVEKDLPDKKHGTIL, from the coding sequence ATGGAACTCAGAGTCAACACCGCCGCGACGGATCAGGAGGCACAGGCGATCGCGAAGGCGCTGGCGTCCCACTTCGGGGAGGAGGTGGAACTCTACCCGAAGCGGGGCGACGAGCTCCTCGCGACGGCCACGCCGGACGAGAGCGCGATCCCCGCCGACGCGAGCGAGGCCGCCGCGGAGGCGCTCGAGGCCGCGACCGGCGACGGCGGAACCGAAAACGCCGCGTCGTCCGGCGACGGCCTCGGGCCGACCGACCGCGAGGAACGGCTTCGCGAAGAGATCGAGGACATCCTCGAGGGCGGCCCCGAGAAGTACCGCGAGCGGCTCTCCGAGCAGGGGAAGCTGTTCGTCCGGGACCGACTCGACCTCTGGTTCAACGACGAGGGAACCTCGTCGAGCCGCCGGACGCAGTCCGGCGACGGCGAGGGCGGCATCAAGTTCGAGGACGGCAAGTTCGCCAACTTCGACGAGTGGCACCCCAGCGGGCAGGAGGGGGAGGCGGACTCCGGCGACCGGCTGCCGGCGGACGGCCTCATCACCGGCGCCGCGGAGTTCGAGGGGCGCGACGTCCACTTCATGGCCAACGACTTCACCGTCAAGGCGGGGTCGATGGCCGAGAAGGGCGTCGAGAAGTTCCTCCGGATGCAACAGCGCGCGCTGAAAACCGGTCGGCCGGTGCTCTACTTGATGGACTCCTCGGGCGGCCGGATCGACCAGCAGACCGGGTTCTTCGCCAACCGCGAGGGCATCGGGAAGTACTACTACAACCACTCGATGCTCTCCGGCCGCGTGCCCCAGATCTGCGTCCTCTACGGGCCCTGTATCGCGGGGGCCGCCTACACCCCCGTCTTCGCGGACTTCACCGTCATGGTCCGGGACATGTCCGCGATGGCCATCGCCTCCCCGCGGATGGTCGAGATGGTCACCGGCGAGGACATCGACTTAGACGAGTTAGGGGGGCCGGACGTTCACGCCCGCCACTCGGGCAGCGCGGACCTCATCGCCGAGGACGAGGAGCACGCCCGCGAACTCGTCGCGAAGCTGATCGGCTACCTGCCCGACAACGCGGACGAGAAACCGCCGCGCACGGAAGGGGCGGATCCCGCACGCTCGCCCGCGGGAATCGACTCCGTCGTGCCGCAAGAGCCCAACCGGGGCTACGACATGTTCGACGTCATCGAGCGCGTCGTCGACGCCGATTCGGTGCTCGAGCTCCGCCCCGAGTACGGGCCGGAGATCATCACGGCCTTCGCTCGCATCGACGGGCGGCCGGTCGGCATCGTCGCGAATCAGCCGAAACAGCGCGCGGGGGCGATCTTCCCCGACGCCGCGGAGAAGGCCGCGCAGTTCATCTGGACCTGCGACGCCTACGACGTTCCCCTGCTCTACCTGTGTGACACCCCCGGCTTCATGGCCGGATCGCAGGTCGAGAAGGACGGGATACTGGAGCAGGGCAAGCGGATGATCTACGCGACCTCTTCGGCGACGGTACCCAAGCAGTCCGTGGTCGTCCGGAAGGCCTACGGCGCCGGCATCTACGCGATGTCCGGCCCCGCCTACGACCCCGAGAGCGTGCTCGGGCTGCCCAGCGGCGAGATCGCCATCATGGGCCCCGAGGCGGCGATCAACGCCGTCTACGCGAACAAGCTGGCCGCGATCGACGACCCCGAAGAGCGCGCCGCGAAAGAACGGGAGCTCCGAGAGGAGTACCGCGAGGACATCGACGTCCACCGGATGGCCAGCGAGGTCGTCATCGACGAGATCGTGCCGCCCAGCGAGCTTCGGGACGAACTCGAGGCCCGCTTCGCGTTCTACGAGACCGTCGAGAAGGACCTCCCGGACAAGAAACACGGGACGATCCTCTGA
- a CDS encoding amidohydrolase family protein, whose product MSPPDQSTDSDDRETAFRPAIDAHTHLFPDRLAAAIQRALSAETDWEFSTPTARDDIEDVLRSAGVEAYVALPYAHEPGLASDLNDWLLEQAAASDFLIPFATVHPDDEDPAAVVRDAFEAGARGLKIHCPVQECRPADSRLEPALEVATEYDRPITYHGGTAPMYEGSPYVGADAFEELLESYPELRVCCAHMGTYETDRFLAFAREYDTVYLDTTFAMSTSAPETMGFDPSSISDATLVELSESIMYGSDFPNIPYPYREERTHLLERDLPREAARDIFYRTAVEYLGLEDDPGFSR is encoded by the coding sequence ATGTCTCCGCCAGATCAATCGACGGATTCCGACGACCGCGAGACCGCCTTTCGACCGGCGATCGACGCCCACACGCACCTGTTCCCCGACCGGTTGGCGGCCGCCATTCAGCGAGCGCTCAGCGCCGAAACCGACTGGGAGTTCTCGACGCCGACGGCTCGAGACGACATCGAGGACGTCCTCCGCTCGGCGGGCGTCGAGGCCTACGTCGCCCTCCCGTACGCCCACGAGCCGGGGCTCGCGAGCGACCTGAACGACTGGCTCCTCGAGCAGGCCGCAGCGTCCGACTTCCTGATCCCGTTCGCGACGGTCCACCCCGACGACGAGGACCCCGCGGCCGTCGTCCGGGACGCCTTCGAGGCGGGCGCACGCGGGCTCAAGATCCACTGTCCCGTCCAGGAGTGTCGACCCGCCGACTCGCGCCTCGAGCCCGCACTCGAGGTCGCCACGGAGTACGACCGGCCGATCACCTACCACGGCGGGACGGCGCCGATGTACGAGGGGAGCCCCTACGTCGGCGCGGACGCCTTCGAGGAGTTGCTCGAATCGTATCCGGAACTACGGGTCTGCTGTGCCCACATGGGAACCTACGAAACCGATCGGTTCCTCGCGTTCGCCCGGGAGTACGACACCGTCTACCTCGACACGACGTTCGCGATGTCGACGTCCGCACCGGAAACGATGGGGTTCGATCCGTCCTCGATTTCGGACGCGACGCTCGTCGAACTCTCCGAGTCGATTATGTACGGCTCCGACTTCCCGAATATTCCGTATCCGTACCGCGAGGAGCGGACCCACCTGCTCGAGCGGGACCTGCCGCGGGAGGCCGCGCGGGACATCTTCTACCGGACGGCCGTCGAGTATCTGGGACTGGAAGACGACCCCGGCTTCTCGCGTTAG
- a CDS encoding acyl-CoA dehydrogenase family protein, giving the protein MNFEDTQERKLIRQTATEIAEQFGPEHWREKEEAGEFSSEFWDELGEAGFHGLLVPEEYDGAGMGMEEMGLAMETLCAEGCGMAGTWYLVLTAGMAAVGIGEYGTDEQKERYLTDIAMGERNFSIAITEPEAGTNTLNVATRAERDGDEYVLNGKKAWITFADRADNMILVTRTTPRDEVERGTDGISLFVVDMDDPNVDVSPIPKHAMNYSKSCEVFIEDVRVPAENLLGDEDDGWWVLVDMLNPERIGFAAAATGIGKLAANAAIEYANDREIFGAPIGTHQAVSFPITEAYAKMETAALMREKAAWRYDRGEDCGYETNVAKATAVEAGIEAVKHAMQAFGGWGYATEYDVERWWREVNLTRLAPVSQQMAYNHISRRLGFPRSY; this is encoded by the coding sequence ATGAATTTCGAAGACACACAGGAACGCAAGTTGATCCGACAGACGGCGACGGAAATCGCCGAGCAGTTCGGCCCCGAACACTGGCGCGAGAAGGAGGAAGCCGGCGAGTTCTCGAGCGAGTTCTGGGACGAACTCGGCGAGGCGGGCTTTCACGGCCTGCTGGTCCCCGAGGAGTACGACGGCGCGGGGATGGGGATGGAAGAGATGGGGCTGGCGATGGAGACCCTCTGCGCCGAGGGCTGTGGCATGGCCGGCACGTGGTACCTGGTGCTGACCGCCGGCATGGCCGCGGTCGGTATCGGCGAGTACGGCACCGACGAGCAGAAGGAGCGGTACCTGACCGATATCGCGATGGGAGAGCGCAACTTCTCGATCGCCATTACGGAGCCGGAAGCGGGCACGAACACGTTGAACGTCGCGACTCGAGCGGAGCGGGACGGAGACGAATACGTCCTGAACGGCAAGAAGGCCTGGATCACGTTCGCCGACCGCGCGGACAACATGATCCTCGTGACGCGGACGACCCCTCGAGACGAGGTCGAGCGGGGCACCGACGGCATCAGCCTCTTCGTCGTCGACATGGACGACCCGAACGTCGACGTCTCGCCGATCCCCAAACACGCGATGAACTACTCGAAGTCCTGCGAGGTCTTCATAGAGGACGTCCGCGTCCCGGCCGAGAACCTGCTGGGCGACGAGGACGACGGCTGGTGGGTGCTCGTGGACATGCTCAACCCCGAACGGATCGGCTTCGCCGCGGCCGCGACCGGGATCGGCAAGCTCGCGGCGAACGCGGCCATCGAGTACGCCAACGATCGCGAGATCTTCGGCGCGCCGATCGGCACCCATCAGGCCGTCTCGTTTCCCATCACCGAGGCCTACGCGAAGATGGAGACCGCCGCGCTCATGCGCGAGAAGGCCGCGTGGCGCTACGATCGAGGCGAGGACTGCGGCTACGAGACGAACGTCGCGAAGGCGACGGCCGTCGAGGCCGGCATCGAGGCCGTCAAACACGCGATGCAGGCCTTCGGCGGCTGGGGCTACGCGACGGAGTACGACGTCGAGCGCTGGTGGCGCGAGGTCAACCTCACGCGGCTCGCGCCCGTCTCCCAGCAGATGGCGTACAACCACATCAGCCGACGGCTCGGCTTCCCGAGATCGTACTGA
- a CDS encoding MaoC family dehydratase — protein sequence MTGRYYEEFEVGETIEHERRRTITESDNQRFCDMTMNQQPLHLDADFAAETDFGERLVNGLYTMSLAVGITIPETTDGTIVANLSYDDVEHPEPVFHGDTIRVQSTVTDKRETSDGERGIVTMRVEVFRVNDGPASEASGTSSDESDGDDEPLVCEFDRTVLSLKRDRVAE from the coding sequence ATGACAGGACGCTATTACGAGGAGTTCGAGGTCGGCGAGACCATCGAACACGAACGACGGCGCACGATCACGGAGAGCGACAACCAGCGCTTCTGTGACATGACGATGAACCAGCAGCCGCTGCATCTGGACGCCGACTTCGCCGCGGAGACCGACTTCGGCGAACGGCTGGTCAACGGGCTCTACACGATGAGCCTCGCCGTCGGGATCACCATCCCCGAGACCACCGATGGAACCATCGTCGCCAACCTCTCCTACGACGACGTCGAGCACCCCGAACCCGTCTTCCACGGCGATACGATCCGCGTGCAGTCGACGGTCACGGACAAACGCGAGACCAGCGACGGCGAGCGCGGGATCGTCACCATGCGCGTCGAGGTCTTCAGGGTGAACGATGGTCCCGCGAGCGAAGCGAGTGGGACCTCGTCGGACGAGTCCGACGGTGACGACGAGCCGCTGGTCTGCGAGTTCGACCGGACCGTCCTCTCGCTGAAGCGCGACCGCGTCGCGGAGTGA
- a CDS encoding sugar ABC transporter substrate-binding protein, with translation MSTEQTDAEAFEDIDPDPDAVLAEFGVDSPEELVADGGAHDPTTDDEISEALRASSSQTQSDDDVDDTTAAELFADLEGQAAEARALEERDDGVTDAPGESTDEESPPEFEEFEAAFVGTPSVTSREDEGLVESTAAELNAVAERVFGSDETSADDAGDAPLESGVITEAEAPTDADESAEGNAGDGGPVTDARRDDSSPDRTLTVSRATNGLELVGPEPTTTRVESDVFGCADADEC, from the coding sequence ATGAGCACGGAGCAGACGGACGCGGAGGCGTTCGAAGATATCGACCCCGATCCCGACGCGGTGCTGGCCGAGTTCGGCGTGGACTCGCCCGAGGAACTCGTCGCCGACGGCGGCGCACACGATCCCACCACCGACGACGAAATCAGCGAGGCGCTACGCGCCTCGAGCAGTCAGACGCAGTCCGACGACGATGTCGATGACACGACGGCCGCCGAACTGTTCGCCGACCTCGAGGGTCAGGCCGCCGAGGCTCGAGCGCTCGAAGAACGGGACGACGGCGTAACCGACGCGCCGGGCGAGTCGACCGACGAGGAATCTCCGCCCGAATTCGAGGAGTTCGAGGCGGCTTTCGTCGGTACTCCGTCGGTTACCAGTCGCGAGGACGAGGGACTCGTCGAGTCGACGGCCGCCGAACTCAACGCCGTCGCCGAGCGCGTGTTCGGGTCCGACGAGACGTCCGCCGATGATGCGGGCGACGCGCCGCTCGAGTCCGGAGTGATAACCGAGGCCGAAGCGCCGACCGATGCCGACGAATCGGCTGAGGGGAACGCGGGCGACGGCGGACCGGTGACGGACGCTCGACGCGACGACTCGAGTCCCGACCGGACGCTCACCGTCTCACGGGCGACGAACGGGCTGGAACTCGTCGGTCCCGAGCCGACGACGACGCGAGTCGAGAGCGACGTCTTCGGCTGTGCCGACGCGGACGAGTGCTGA
- a CDS encoding aspartate kinase, whose product MRVVAKFGGTSLGSGDRINRAADSVAAAVEDGHEIAVVASAMGSTTDDLLDEITFETDEEDRAQIVSMGERTSVRMLKAALSARGIDATFLEPGSDDWPVVTDEYGEVNVEETKQRALEVADEMDATVPVITGFLAEGPDGSITTLGRGGSDTTAVMMGKYMDADEVVIVTDVEGVMTGDPHVVEGARNVGEISVDELRNLSFRGAEVVAPSALSYKDGELDVRVVHYQHGDLLSGGTSIEGEFKNLVDLRERPLACLTIAGRAIRNEPGIFNHLSEALAESDINVDAVASGMDTVTFYIDEEEAERAENILHREVIARDELSSVTVDSPVAVVRVTGGELPNQPGIISEIVNPLTEARIHLNDIITSATSVALFVDWDDREETLELTQDLF is encoded by the coding sequence ATGCGCGTAGTCGCCAAGTTCGGCGGAACGAGCCTCGGCAGCGGGGACCGGATCAACCGCGCCGCCGACTCGGTCGCCGCCGCCGTCGAGGACGGCCACGAGATCGCCGTCGTCGCCAGCGCGATGGGGTCGACTACCGACGACCTGCTCGACGAGATCACGTTCGAGACCGACGAGGAGGACCGCGCCCAGATCGTCAGCATGGGCGAGCGAACCTCGGTGCGGATGCTCAAGGCCGCGCTCTCCGCCCGCGGTATCGACGCGACCTTCCTGGAGCCCGGCAGCGACGACTGGCCGGTCGTCACCGACGAGTACGGCGAGGTCAACGTCGAGGAGACGAAACAGCGCGCCCTCGAGGTCGCCGACGAGATGGACGCGACGGTTCCCGTCATCACCGGCTTCCTCGCCGAGGGGCCCGACGGCTCGATCACGACGCTTGGCCGGGGCGGCAGCGACACCACGGCGGTCATGATGGGCAAGTACATGGACGCCGACGAGGTCGTCATCGTCACCGACGTCGAGGGCGTCATGACCGGCGACCCCCACGTCGTCGAAGGGGCCCGGAACGTCGGCGAGATTTCGGTCGACGAACTGCGGAACCTCTCGTTCCGCGGGGCCGAAGTCGTCGCCCCCTCCGCGCTCTCCTACAAGGACGGCGAACTCGACGTCCGCGTCGTCCACTACCAGCACGGCGACCTGCTCTCCGGCGGGACGAGCATCGAGGGCGAGTTCAAGAACCTCGTCGACCTGCGCGAGCGACCGCTGGCCTGCCTGACCATCGCCGGCCGCGCGATCCGGAACGAACCGGGCATCTTCAACCACCTCTCGGAGGCGCTGGCCGAGAGCGACATCAACGTCGACGCCGTCGCCAGCGGAATGGACACCGTCACCTTCTACATCGACGAGGAGGAGGCCGAACGCGCCGAGAACATCCTCCACCGCGAGGTCATCGCCCGCGACGAACTCTCCTCCGTCACCGTCGACTCACCGGTCGCGGTCGTCCGCGTCACCGGCGGCGAACTCCCCAACCAGCCGGGGATCATCAGCGAGATCGTCAACCCGCTCACCGAGGCGCGGATCCACCTCAACGACATCATCACCAGCGCGACCAGCGTCGCGCTGTTCGTCGACTGGGACGACCGCGAGGAGACCCTCGAGCTGACCCAGGACCTCTTCTAG